In one Sulfurovum zhangzhouensis genomic region, the following are encoded:
- a CDS encoding IS110 family transposase, which yields MESQIEINVGVDVGKSTLDIVLHPLGLHFQISNDEEQILKIVQVLKTHNIKRIVVEATGRYEHAFVFACDQADLPIVVVNPISVRRYAQAIGVLAKTDKLDAFVIARFA from the coding sequence CAATGTCGGCGTCGATGTCGGCAAATCCACTCTCGATATCGTCCTGCATCCGCTGGGCCTCCATTTCCAGATTTCGAACGATGAGGAACAGATCCTCAAGATCGTCCAGGTGCTTAAAACCCACAATATCAAACGCATCGTTGTCGAAGCCACAGGTCGCTATGAACATGCTTTTGTCTTCGCTTGCGACCAGGCCGATCTACCCATTGTAGTCGTCAACCCGATCAGTGTCCGACGCTATGCCCAGGCGATCGGTGTACTGGCCAAGACCGACAAGCTCGATGCCTTTGTCATCGCCCGCTTCGC